DNA from Mesorhizobium loti R88b:
CCATCCCGGCGACGACGCGATCATGCCGCTGGCCGAGCAGGCGCATAAGGACGGCATCAAGATGATGTACCAGAACGTGCCGGTGCCGAAGGTGACGTCGGCGTTCGGCGGTGGCTATGTCGGCGCGCAGCAGGAGCAGCAGGGCCGCGCGCTCGGTGCCGAGGCGTTCAAGCTGGCCGGGCTGAAATCCGGCGACAAGGCGATCATGATCGGCCCCTTCGACAATGAGAGCCGGGGCGCGCGCGAGCGCGGGACGGTCGCCGCATTGAAAGAGGCGGGCGTCGATGTCGTTCAAATCAATTCTGTACCCGAGTGGGCAGCCGATCCGAATCTGGCCATCCCGGTGATCACCGCGGCGTTGCTCAACAATCCCACCGTCAAGGCGGTCGGCTACCCTGGCGGGCAGATGCTCGGCAATGTGCCGACCTACATGCAGGCCGCGGGAAGGAAGCCCGGCGATATCTTCAATTTCGGCTTCGACACCAGCCCGCAGATCGTCGAGGGCTTCAAGGGCGGCTGGGTGCAGCTGACGGCGGACCAGCAGCCATTCCTGCAGGGCTATCTGCCGATCCTCAGCCTCTGCCAGCAAGTGGTGCTGGGTCTCGCGCCGCTGAACGTCGACACAGGCGCGGGCTTCGTCACGCCGCAGAATTATGAGATCGTCTCAGAGCTCGCCAAGCAGGCGCTGCGCTGACCTCCCAAGGCTGCCGGCCGGGTTGACCCGGCCGGCAGGACCGCCGGTTGAGAAGGCCGGCAAGCGACAATGACAAGCGAGGATCCGATGGCCGAACGCATCATCGAACTGCGCGATATCAAGAAATCCTACGGTCAGGTCTATGCGCTTGGCGGCGTCAATCTCAGCGTCGACCGCGGCGAGGTGGTCGGCCTGATCGGCGACAATGGTGCCGGCAAGTCGACGCTGATCAAGATCCTCTGCGGCGTCGTCAGGCCGACCAGCGGCGAGATCCTCGTGCGCGACAAGCCGGTAAGCGGCTGGAGCGCGGCGCGTTCGCGCGACGCCGGCATCGAGACGGTGTTCCAGGACCGCGCTTTGGCGGTGCAGCAGACCATCGTGCGCAACATCTTCATGGGGCGTGAGCTGACCGGTTTCATGGGCTGGCTGAAGGTCAACAAGGAGATCGAGGAGGCAAGCCGGCTGATGCGCGAGATCGGCTTCACCTCAAAGGTGTTCACGCCGCATTCGATCGTCGGCCAGCTGTCGGGTGGCGAACGCCAGGGCGTGGCGATCGCCCGCGCCATCTACAAGCAGGCCGAGCTGATCATCCTCGATGAGCCGACGACGGCGCTGTCGCTGACCGAGACCGCCAAGGTCTTCCATTTCGTGCGCCAGGTGCGGGCCGGCGGCCGCTCGATCCTGTTCATCGGCCACAACATCCATCACGTGTTCGACATTGCCGACCGCTTCGTGGTGCTCGATCGCGGCAAGGTGGCGCTGACCGCCGACCGCAGCCAGGTCAAGTCGGCGGAAGAGCTCATCAATTTCATGGAAGACGTCGCGCATCCCGGCGGATTGCCCGGACTGCACGAGGCCGGCGAAGCGGAGCAGCAAGCGCGATGAGCAAGACCATGGAACCCGATCTCGAAAGCCCTCTCGGCTCGCATGGCGGGCCTGTCCGGAAAGAGTGGAAACACCCATCCGACCATTGGCTGCGCGGTTTCGTCCTCGACAACCGCGCCTCGCTTGGCACGCTCGCCGTGTTCGTCGTCATGATGGCGGTGTTCATGGTCGCCAACCCGACCGTGTTCACCACCTGGTATCTCTACAGTTCGGTGCTGACGACGCTTCCCGTGGCGTTGTTCGTGGTCGTGCCGCTGGTCTTCGTCGTCACCTGC
Protein-coding regions in this window:
- a CDS encoding ATP-binding cassette domain-containing protein — its product is MAERIIELRDIKKSYGQVYALGGVNLSVDRGEVVGLIGDNGAGKSTLIKILCGVVRPTSGEILVRDKPVSGWSAARSRDAGIETVFQDRALAVQQTIVRNIFMGRELTGFMGWLKVNKEIEEASRLMREIGFTSKVFTPHSIVGQLSGGERQGVAIARAIYKQAELIILDEPTTALSLTETAKVFHFVRQVRAGGRSILFIGHNIHHVFDIADRFVVLDRGKVALTADRSQVKSAEELINFMEDVAHPGGLPGLHEAGEAEQQAR
- a CDS encoding substrate-binding domain-containing protein codes for the protein MSIAIRTTLLRTTVVAAATALCAAISTLPAQALDAQWCKDVHIRFFVGGAEGDAFGTIVYNGAKQAAADLGPKVDYIFSGWDVEKMVQQLREAVAVKPGGIAMMGHPGDDAIMPLAEQAHKDGIKMMYQNVPVPKVTSAFGGGYVGAQQEQQGRALGAEAFKLAGLKSGDKAIMIGPFDNESRGARERGTVAALKEAGVDVVQINSVPEWAADPNLAIPVITAALLNNPTVKAVGYPGGQMLGNVPTYMQAAGRKPGDIFNFGFDTSPQIVEGFKGGWVQLTADQQPFLQGYLPILSLCQQVVLGLAPLNVDTGAGFVTPQNYEIVSELAKQALR